The Geotalea uraniireducens Rf4 genome window below encodes:
- a CDS encoding MucR family transcriptional regulator, translated as MASTLLELTANIVSSHASVSEMSGEELLQELQKVYSALQKLETVPVETGEQAEVKTPAISLKKAFQPDQVSCMICGKTGMKTLARHLAQVHNMKPGAYRKQFGIPSTQALTAKNFSEARRKMAQDRGLADNLAKARAVRAANIKAKTAAPEKAAKAAKTAPKAAPKAAAKAAPKAKPVTAKAAPKAKKA; from the coding sequence ATGGCCTCAACATTACTGGAACTTACTGCCAACATCGTCTCTTCACATGCATCTGTATCAGAGATGTCCGGTGAAGAACTACTTCAGGAACTGCAAAAAGTTTATTCTGCATTGCAAAAACTTGAAACCGTCCCTGTAGAAACTGGTGAACAAGCTGAAGTGAAAACTCCGGCAATCTCCCTTAAGAAAGCCTTTCAACCCGACCAGGTATCCTGTATGATCTGCGGCAAGACCGGCATGAAGACCCTTGCCCGCCACCTGGCACAGGTACACAATATGAAGCCGGGTGCATACAGAAAGCAGTTCGGCATTCCCAGCACCCAGGCACTCACCGCCAAGAATTTTTCAGAAGCCAGAAGAAAAATGGCCCAGGACAGGGGACTTGCCGATAATCTGGCAAAAGCCAGAGCCGTAAGAGCTGCAAATATAAAGGCAAAAACAGCCGCACCGGAAAAAGCGGCCAAGGCAGCAAAAACAGCTCCCAAGGCAGCTCCAAAAGCAGCAGCAAAAGCTGCGCCTAAAGCAAAACCGGTAACGGCAAAAGCCGCACCAAAGGCAAAAAAGGCATAG
- a CDS encoding SLBB domain-containing protein has product MKKILSNSMLTLLLLLVFVPAFALTADEMKKIEEQQGMYTGAEKQGIPLGELNELKGRSTSDITKGVPSDKDKSLTEPPGNKARIFMKTEPGDGLISLSWDIKGLQQKPGDPPLKYTLFYGTESGSYDKKLDVGNVRDYKLRGLKNHQVYYIKIQGSTSIQVKQETDEAEPKAVDLVLFSREMTAIPLPTEEQGSQLEKSFARNVTTLQDNLEADPFKRDLKQFGYDFFKNSLSTGILTDNLPVGGDYIIGPGDSLRIDLWGSVQARYDATVDRNGEISLPKVGTVKVWGISYAQAKDVINKAISRYFKGYELNVTLGRLRTIQVFVVGEVESPGTYSVSSLATVINALSQAGGPSLNGSLRTIRLLRGGKVVQEIDLYDMLLGGDRSKDLRLENGDTIFVPVIGPVAAVAGEVKRPGIYELKGTTNLVQILQLAGGIAASGDTGRLQVERIEGNSARIVLDYEPKAGQMEETLAKVTIHDRDMIKVFPVFKALRHVVGLKGNVARPGEYQYKDGMRVTDIIPSYTALLPDSYLESAEISRLVSPDFHKETLSINLRKAMEGDQKENILLQEQDTIRVFSRGEMEEKPVVSINGQVLNPGTYDYYQRMTVRDLVTAAGSLKRNAYLDNAELTRIDVVHGKANSIRVDINLKKAMSGDPEQNIQLQPDDVLIVRGVVEWLDATDRFVTLKGEVRFPGIYSIAKGEKLDSVISRAGGFTDKAYLKGAKFTRKSVQESQQKRMDEVISRSEQDILKKQGELASLASSKEELEATKASLEGLMKGLEKLKLVKAEGRVVVRLVPLNELQKSPYDLEMMGGDILDIPQTPNVINVMGQVYNPTTFVHMAGGSIASYLKNAGGPTRDAEEDEMYIIKADGSVDSRQQATFGIHWDEVSKSWTFGSFMSKTMDPGDTLVVPQKLERTAWLREIKDITTILSQVALTAATVFIGLK; this is encoded by the coding sequence ATGAAAAAAATCTTGAGTAACAGTATGCTGACCTTGCTTCTGCTCCTTGTTTTCGTGCCTGCATTTGCGTTGACGGCAGATGAAATGAAAAAAATCGAAGAACAGCAGGGTATGTACACAGGGGCGGAAAAGCAGGGAATCCCTCTTGGAGAACTGAATGAATTGAAGGGGAGAAGTACATCTGATATCACTAAGGGGGTCCCTTCCGATAAGGACAAATCTTTAACGGAGCCGCCCGGTAATAAAGCCAGGATTTTTATGAAAACCGAGCCGGGCGACGGGCTCATTTCCCTTAGTTGGGACATCAAGGGACTTCAACAGAAACCTGGCGATCCGCCGTTGAAATATACCCTGTTTTACGGAACCGAGTCCGGGAGTTATGACAAAAAACTCGATGTTGGTAATGTACGGGATTATAAACTCCGGGGATTGAAAAACCACCAGGTCTATTATATCAAGATCCAGGGAAGCACCAGCATCCAGGTCAAACAGGAAACGGACGAGGCAGAACCGAAAGCTGTCGACCTGGTTCTTTTCTCCAGAGAAATGACTGCTATTCCTTTGCCGACGGAAGAGCAGGGTTCTCAGCTGGAAAAATCATTTGCCAGGAACGTAACAACCTTGCAGGACAACCTGGAGGCGGACCCGTTCAAGAGGGACCTCAAGCAGTTCGGCTATGATTTTTTCAAAAACAGTCTTTCCACCGGAATATTGACCGACAATCTTCCGGTTGGGGGAGATTATATTATTGGCCCTGGCGATTCTCTGCGCATCGACCTGTGGGGGTCAGTGCAGGCACGATATGATGCAACGGTGGACAGAAACGGTGAAATTTCTCTGCCAAAAGTCGGCACGGTAAAAGTCTGGGGGATCAGTTATGCCCAGGCTAAAGATGTCATCAACAAGGCTATTTCCCGCTACTTTAAGGGGTACGAACTGAACGTCACGCTTGGCAGATTACGCACCATTCAGGTGTTTGTAGTCGGCGAGGTGGAATCTCCCGGCACGTATTCGGTCAGCTCGCTTGCGACAGTCATAAACGCTTTGTCTCAGGCGGGCGGCCCCTCATTGAACGGAAGCCTGCGCACCATCAGACTGCTCAGGGGGGGGAAGGTCGTTCAGGAAATCGACCTTTACGATATGCTCCTCGGTGGCGACCGGAGCAAAGACCTGCGTCTGGAAAACGGCGACACCATCTTTGTTCCTGTCATAGGTCCTGTTGCGGCAGTGGCCGGTGAGGTGAAGCGACCGGGGATCTACGAATTAAAGGGGACGACGAACCTCGTTCAGATTCTGCAGCTCGCGGGCGGCATTGCCGCGTCCGGGGATACCGGCAGGCTGCAGGTAGAAAGGATTGAAGGGAATAGCGCGCGTATTGTCCTCGATTATGAGCCGAAGGCCGGCCAGATGGAGGAAACTCTTGCAAAGGTGACGATCCACGACAGGGACATGATAAAGGTCTTTCCCGTGTTCAAGGCATTACGTCATGTGGTCGGCCTCAAGGGCAATGTGGCGCGGCCGGGCGAATACCAGTACAAAGACGGGATGCGAGTAACCGATATAATCCCTTCTTACACGGCGCTCTTGCCGGATTCCTATCTGGAGTCCGCGGAAATCTCCCGCCTGGTTTCCCCGGATTTCCACAAGGAAACATTGTCGATCAATCTGCGAAAAGCCATGGAAGGCGACCAGAAGGAAAATATCCTGCTTCAGGAGCAGGATACCATCAGGGTGTTTTCCCGCGGAGAGATGGAAGAAAAGCCGGTGGTTTCAATCAATGGACAGGTGCTGAATCCAGGCACCTATGATTACTACCAGCGAATGACGGTGCGTGATCTGGTGACCGCTGCCGGCAGCCTCAAGAGAAACGCATATCTCGATAACGCCGAGTTGACACGTATTGATGTGGTGCATGGCAAAGCCAATTCAATACGCGTGGATATCAACCTGAAAAAAGCTATGTCAGGAGATCCGGAACAGAATATTCAGCTTCAGCCCGATGATGTGCTTATTGTGCGCGGCGTTGTCGAGTGGCTTGATGCAACCGATAGATTCGTTACCCTTAAGGGCGAAGTCAGGTTTCCCGGCATTTATTCCATTGCCAAGGGCGAGAAGCTTGATTCCGTGATTTCCAGGGCCGGTGGTTTTACCGACAAGGCATATCTGAAAGGGGCCAAGTTCACAAGGAAATCGGTTCAGGAAAGCCAGCAAAAGCGGATGGATGAAGTTATTTCCCGCAGCGAACAGGACATCTTGAAGAAGCAGGGTGAACTCGCTTCGCTGGCTTCTTCAAAGGAAGAGCTTGAAGCAACCAAGGCGTCGTTGGAAGGGTTGATGAAAGGGTTGGAGAAATTGAAGTTGGTAAAAGCCGAAGGTCGGGTGGTAGTGCGTCTTGTACCTTTAAACGAGCTGCAAAAGAGCCCCTATGACCTTGAAATGATGGGGGGCGATATCCTCGACATACCACAAACGCCCAATGTTATCAATGTTATGGGGCAGGTATACAATCCGACGACTTTTGTCCATATGGCCGGCGGCAGTATTGCATCCTATTTGAAAAATGCCGGCGGACCGACCAGGGATGCAGAGGAAGACGAAATGTACATCATCAAGGCGGATGGTTCCGTAGACAGTCGCCAACAGGCCACGTTCGGCATCCATTGGGACGAAGTGTCGAAGAGCTGGACCTTCGGCAGCTTCATGTCCAAGACCATGGATCCGGGTGACACCCTGGTGGTGCCGCAGAAACTGGAGCGCACGGCATGGCTGAGGGAAATCAAGGATATAACCACCATCCTGTCGCAGGTGGCGCTGACCGCAGCCACCGTCTTCATCGGACTCAAATAA
- a CDS encoding 4Fe-4S dicluster domain-containing protein, which yields MALIKIDELRCKGCGICTIACPHKLLLLSDKINHQGYTPAQITSQDKCIGCALCAEMCPDVAIVVFK from the coding sequence ATGGCGTTGATAAAAATAGATGAGCTGAGATGTAAAGGATGTGGAATATGCACCATAGCCTGTCCGCACAAGTTGTTGCTATTGAGCGACAAGATCAATCACCAAGGGTATACACCTGCTCAGATAACTTCTCAAGATAAATGCATCGGCTGTGCATTGTGTGCCGAAATGTGTCCGGACGTTGCTATTGTCGTCTTCAAATAA
- a CDS encoding 2-oxoacid:acceptor oxidoreductase family protein: MRHDVFISGFGGQGVLLAGNLLSYAAIIEGKNVSFFPAYGVEKRGGAAMCTVVIAAGDVGSPIIGTPSGVIILNQASLDKFGAKVKPGGVCIVNSSLVNTVDLNRDDMEIIAIPMNDIAMELGDARMVNMVAVGAYVAKSGAVSLSSLEEGLNEALPERNHKFIPANVRAIAAGAASIKCR, from the coding sequence ATGCGACACGATGTATTCATATCGGGATTTGGCGGGCAAGGTGTGCTGCTGGCGGGGAATCTTCTATCCTATGCGGCGATAATCGAAGGGAAAAACGTATCCTTTTTCCCTGCCTACGGTGTCGAGAAACGTGGCGGAGCTGCCATGTGCACAGTGGTAATTGCTGCTGGTGACGTGGGCTCGCCGATTATCGGTACTCCATCAGGTGTCATAATACTCAATCAGGCGTCGCTGGATAAATTCGGTGCAAAGGTCAAGCCGGGAGGCGTCTGTATTGTAAATTCTTCCCTGGTCAACACCGTCGATTTAAATCGGGATGATATGGAAATCATAGCCATTCCAATGAATGATATCGCCATGGAGCTTGGCGACGCCAGGATGGTCAACATGGTGGCTGTCGGCGCCTATGTGGCGAAGTCCGGAGCAGTGTCGCTATCATCACTGGAGGAGGGATTGAACGAGGCCCTTCCTGAAAGAAATCACAAGTTTATTCCGGCCAATGTCAGGGCAATTGCAGCGGGAGCGGCAAGCATCAAATGCAGATAA
- a CDS encoding 3-methyl-2-oxobutanoate dehydrogenase subunit VorB, with amino-acid sequence MAKRLFVKGNEAVAMAAIEAGCRYYFGYPITPQSDIPEYLSRELPKLGGEFIQAESEIASINMLLGASATGVRAMTSSSSPGISLKQEGISYMAGSELPGVIVNISRSGPGLGGIDASQADYFQSVKGGGHGGYHIVVLAPASVQEMYDLTMLAFDLADIYRMPAMVLGDSVVGQMKEALVANRRPETKLPPKDWAVRGKGDGEQRVVKSLFLGDGELEAHNWRLHAKYQELKERETRWEEFETADAQLLVTAFGSTARIVKTAVLMARDAGLKVGLLRPVTLFPFPEKALLQATQQCKKVLDIELNTGQMVEDVRLSVARDAEVYFYGRPPGAGSLPTPEELFEQIRKYY; translated from the coding sequence TTGGCAAAGCGTTTGTTTGTTAAAGGGAACGAGGCCGTTGCAATGGCTGCCATAGAGGCCGGCTGTCGCTACTATTTCGGCTATCCGATCACTCCCCAGAGCGACATCCCGGAATACCTTTCCCGTGAATTGCCCAAGCTCGGCGGAGAATTCATTCAGGCCGAAAGCGAAATTGCGTCCATCAATATGCTTTTGGGCGCGTCCGCAACCGGCGTACGTGCCATGACATCGTCATCGAGCCCCGGGATTTCCCTTAAGCAGGAGGGAATTTCTTATATGGCAGGGTCCGAGTTGCCAGGCGTCATCGTCAATATTTCCCGTTCCGGCCCCGGACTCGGCGGCATCGATGCTTCACAGGCCGACTATTTCCAGTCAGTCAAGGGAGGCGGTCACGGTGGTTATCATATCGTTGTGCTGGCGCCTGCATCGGTTCAGGAAATGTACGACCTCACCATGCTTGCTTTTGACCTTGCCGACATTTACCGGATGCCGGCCATGGTCCTGGGTGATTCGGTCGTGGGACAGATGAAGGAAGCCCTTGTCGCCAACAGAAGGCCGGAAACAAAACTTCCTCCCAAGGATTGGGCGGTCAGGGGGAAGGGTGACGGTGAACAGCGGGTCGTCAAATCCCTCTTTCTCGGCGATGGTGAACTGGAAGCCCATAATTGGCGGCTGCATGCAAAGTATCAGGAACTGAAGGAAAGAGAGACCCGCTGGGAAGAGTTCGAGACTGCCGATGCCCAACTGCTGGTCACTGCCTTCGGCTCCACGGCGCGGATTGTCAAAACTGCCGTCCTGATGGCGAGAGATGCGGGACTCAAGGTCGGATTGCTACGACCCGTAACCCTTTTTCCATTTCCGGAAAAGGCTTTGCTGCAGGCGACGCAACAATGTAAAAAGGTGCTTGATATCGAGCTCAACACCGGCCAGATGGTTGAAGACGTCCGACTTTCCGTCGCCAGGGATGCGGAGGTTTATTTTTACGGTAGACCACCGGGAGCCGGATCGCTTCCGACTCCTGAAGAACTGTTTGAGCAGATCAGGAAATATTATTGA
- a CDS encoding thiamine pyrophosphate-dependent enzyme: MQQVFKKPVSLKDVQTHFCPGCHHGTIHRLVAEAMDEFGVQKRTIGVASVGCSVFLYGYFDVDVVEAPHGRAAAVATGVKRAKPESFVFTYQGDGDLAAIGTAEIIHAANRGEDITVIFVNNTTYGMTGGQMAPTTLVGQKTSTSPYGRNQSKDGAPIRMAELLSQLEGVAFSARVAVNSPKNLMDAKKQIKKAFQYQVEGKGFSFIEALSSCPTNWGLNPLMANSRVGTEMCDYFRLGVFKNTENL; this comes from the coding sequence ATGCAGCAGGTTTTCAAAAAGCCGGTAAGTCTGAAGGACGTGCAGACCCATTTCTGCCCGGGTTGTCACCATGGCACGATTCACCGTCTCGTTGCCGAGGCGATGGATGAATTTGGCGTGCAGAAACGGACCATCGGCGTTGCGTCGGTCGGGTGCTCGGTCTTTCTCTACGGCTATTTCGATGTCGATGTTGTGGAGGCGCCCCATGGCCGCGCTGCAGCGGTGGCGACCGGTGTGAAACGGGCGAAGCCGGAGAGCTTCGTCTTTACCTATCAAGGTGACGGGGACCTTGCTGCCATCGGCACTGCTGAAATTATCCATGCTGCTAACCGTGGCGAAGATATTACCGTTATTTTCGTTAACAACACGACCTATGGAATGACTGGTGGGCAGATGGCGCCGACCACCCTGGTCGGTCAGAAAACTTCAACCTCCCCCTACGGCAGAAATCAGTCAAAGGACGGGGCACCCATCAGGATGGCCGAACTTCTGTCGCAACTGGAAGGTGTGGCATTCTCTGCGCGGGTGGCGGTTAATTCGCCCAAGAACCTGATGGACGCCAAAAAGCAGATCAAAAAAGCCTTTCAGTATCAGGTGGAAGGAAAAGGATTTTCCTTTATCGAGGCGCTTTCCTCTTGCCCGACCAACTGGGGGCTGAACCCGCTCATGGCAAACTCACGGGTCGGCACGGAAATGTGCGACTATTTCAGGTTGGGAGTGTTCAAGAATACGGAGAATTTGTAG